GGACGGTTACGACAACGACGACCACGACTATGATTACGACCGGGATGTTCAGGATAGTTACGATGATTACCGAGAACAAAACGCCTTAGATCGGGAATTAGAATGAGATTCGGAACGGGAGATATGGGAGGGAAACGAATCGGATTCGGACTGGTAGCAGCATCACCCCTCGGTTTTAGAAAGTAGATTTTAGTGAAATGGCTCAATTACAAGATGTTATACCCGCAGAAACAAAAACGATTCGTTAGGGTATATAACCAATAAATAAACATTAAAGTTCCGTAATTTCACTGATTTACAAACTTTGAATTCTGAATTATTATCAATCTCAGATTCATAGATAGCAATATTTATAGGAGCATCATCGATATTAAAAATGTCTTCTCTCCCCGATAATTTTTTATTTCAACCTAGCTTAGAACAGCTTCTTGCAGAAATTGTAGCCATTAATCATGCTTGGAAAGAAGCACGGTTTATGTTCGGAAATTCTGCGGGTTTAACCGTTTCTTTGCGGAATTTAAAAACGCGATCGCAAGTTCGACTTTTACGCAATTATGCACCGGAAAAAGTCTACCTCAAAATAGATGAAGAAGCACTAGAACCTTCTTTAGAAGTTGATAACGATGCTGAAACAGGAGAACCGCTTTATGGCTTAATTCTGCGAAAACCTGTTAATGGTGTTACCGATGCGGCTCACCTTCCTATGCGAGTTGCTCAAGAATTTTTATCTGAGTCTGAGATTCAAAGATTTACTCAAAATTAACTTACTTAAATATTAGGAGAATTAGCAATGTGGGAATGGTTTAAAAAAAGTTTAAATTCAGGTGATCCAGTTAGTGATATCTTTATTTGGATTATTATTGTATTCGCTTTACTAGCTTTGGGATTAGAACTTTTTTCTATTTTTAAAAATTATTTTCCGAAGTTCAAAGATACTGAAGATGGGATTAATTTCTTAAACAGCAATAATAAACCAGAAGAAAAATTGGATTTACCAACAGATACAGATGAAAAGATTAGAAAATGGCTACAAAGACACTTTTTAATTCAAAATGAAAAACTCATCAAAGATGAAAATGATCAGCTAAAATTTATTATCCTATCAGCCCCCTCTATTCTATCTCAACCTATACCCCGCGGCCCTGTTTATTTTGCACCGACTTTATTAACCGCATTGGGGGTTTTAGGAACCTTTGCGGGGATTTATTTAGGACTGCAAAACATTAATCTTGGTAATATTTCAGAAGCGAATAACCTGCTGAAAGCTAGTACCCAACTGATGGAAGGAATGAAGTTAGCCTTTGTTACTTCCCTATTTGGTTTAGGAACTTCTAGCTTTTTTATGTTATTTCTGGCTTGGGGGAAATGGCGACGGGAACAACGACGAGATAACTTAAGAAATCAACTCAGAGAAATTGCAATTTTAGAAACTCCTGTTAGACTTCTTTCTCGTTTAGGTAATCAACAATCTAATCAAACCGAATTGGTAGAATCTTTGAAGAATGTTGCTGATAGTTTAAAAGGAATTAGTAACCTGAGTGCGGATGAAATTGGGAAAGCAACGGGCAGGTATTTTAGAGTCGTTGTTCAGCAAGATGTAAAACCTTTATATCAAGAGTTATATCAGGAGTTACAACAACTACGAACAACACAAGAAAGTCAAGGTCAAACGGTAGAAACCTTAATTAAACAACAAGGTCAAACTGTAGAAACCTTAATTCATCAAATGGAAACCCAGTTAATTGAACCTGTTGTCAAGCGGTTAGATGAAAGTGCAGCCTTAACCCAGGAAGCATCATTAGCCGTGCGAGAGTTAAGAGAATCTTTAGGAGGAATTTCAGCAAGTTTATCAAGTGCTATTTCTACTATTCAGGAATTCCAGAAAACTACATTAGTAGAACTTAAAGACTTTGCTGTTAATTTGCAGGAGATTTTAGGACAATTCCGCACCGATACAGAAGGGGTAATGCAGAAAGTTTCTCTTGAAATTGAACGGGCGGTTAATACCAGTATTGAGGGGATGGAAGCCCAGCGTCAAGCTTTTGAATTAAGTGCGGAAAAAGCCGCCGATACCTTTAAAGGAATTCGCATTGATTTTGAGGAAGAATTAAAAAAATTCCGTAATGAATATCAAGAATCTCTCAACAATTTCTTTACTGAACAAAATCAACTGTTACAGGAAACCTTGGGAGAACAACGGGACGGTTTAGCTCAGGTTGTAGATTCTTTGAAAACCGTTTTTATAGAAGATTCTCAACACATGAGCGAAGAAATTCAAACCAGCATGAACACCATTAAGGAAACCGTTGAAAAGGTTTCTAAATTATCAAATACACTGGGTTTAACCTCCGGTGAACGTCTCGCACAGTTACAAGAATTAGCTCGAACAATTGGAGATGAGGCGAATCAAGTTTCTGGCCATTATCAAAATATGGCTACTCAATTTAATGCCACTTTACAAGCCGGAAATCAACAGTTAGCAGGTTATCTTCAACAAGCAAATGAGGTTTATAGTAACCGCATTCAGGAGTTTGATACAGCAACGGCTACCATTTGCCAACAATTAAACTCTACTTCTCATGAATTTATGGGTGTGGCTCAATATCTCGTTTCTGCTGCTGACGATCTTAGAAATACTAATGGGAGAAATTAATCATGAGTGATTTATCAGAATTAGAATTAGAAACAGAACTTCAGGAAGAACAAAATTCTGGAGTTTATCTCTCCATTGGGGATTTAATGTCGGGGTTATTAATGTTTTTTGCCCTATTATTTATTACGGTAATGGTGCAACTCAATAAAACTCAAGATATCATCAAGAAAATTCCTGATGAAATGTTTAGAACAATGCGAGATTTACCTAATGGTAATCTGATAAAAATTGATCCAAAAACGGGAGATGTAAGTATTCCTGATGCGATTCTTTTTGATAAAGGGAGTGCAGAATTAAAACCGGAAGGCAAAAAGTTTTTGCGAGAATTTATTCCAAAATATAGTGCTGTTATTTTCTCTAACCCTGCTTTTGAGGATACTGTAACTCGCGTTATCGTTGAGGGTCAAACCAGTTCTCTAGGAGATGATAAATATAATATGGATTTAAGCTTAAAACGCTCACTATCTGTTTATAATTATGTCTTTTCAAGCGGATTTGTTTTTCAAACTAAGCCTAAATTTCAAACCAAACTCATGGCCGCAGGACGAGGAGAAGTAGAAGCTAATCAAAAAATTGATGATCCACGCGATCGCCGGGTTGTCTTTCGCTTTCAACTTAAACAAATTGATTGGGATAAGTTTTTAAATTCATCAAAATCTCAATCAAAGTAAATAACTATAGCAAGTCTAAATCAGTTTAAATCCGACTTAAAATCCAATTCATCGTAGGGGCGAGGCGCGCCTCGCCCCTACAAACCTACAAAGACTAAATCAAATTTTAGGGGGTATTACAAGGATGATTTTTTCAAGTTTAAGTTTACCGGATTTCTCTCCAATAAAACCTTCTCAACTCCTAGACTTTTCAAATTCGCTAGGTGAACAAGAGAGTTTATTACCTCCTCATATCCAGATTACAAATTATATTAAACCTCGAACATTTGAGGAAATATCAAAAGATATTGAAAACAATCAAATAGATAAAATTAGTAATTTAGAATGGATTTATTTAGTTTACTTTAAATCCGATGATTTAAAACTATGTCAGTTAATTTGGAATATAGCCAAAGAAAAAGGATGGTTAAAAAACCGTTTAATTTGGAATTTAGTTTTATATTATGGAAATGAAGATAATAATAAAAAAAGAATTATATCAGAATCTTTAGTTAATTCCTTTTCTGTGGATGTCTTAGATAAAGTGGATTATCAAGACTTGGTAACGATAAAAATTATTGAAAGTTTAAAAAAAGCTCCTGCTGATTTAGCAAAATTAAGTTTAACGTATAAGAAAACTCCCAAAAATTTATTAAAAACCTATCAATTACCTTACTGGATTAAAAAAGCTGAAGATGCGCTAACAACGGTTGCAGAGGTTTTTGTATCTTCTCGTGATCTTCAATACGAGACTTGGTTGCTCAATTGTCTTGAAGAAATGCTGTCTGAAGATCAAATTAAAGCAACGGATTATTTACTAACTAACATATCATCCGAAATAGCTGAAACTTTACCGAATCTGGTCGAGTGGGTAAAATTGAATTTTAAACCTAAAAATTCTTATAGTAAATGGCATCAGCTTTCAGGAGAAGCTAAAGAAGCATTAAGAAAATGGATCGGTGCAGTTAATTATAAAGATTTTGAAAATATTGTTGAGCTTTTATTAGAAAAGAATCATGAGTTAAATATACCAGATTGGCAAAAAAATCAGTTACGAGCGCGCAAAAAATTCTGGGAAAATTATAGCGATAGCTTTGAAAGAATTAGAATTTTATTACCTCAAAGATCTATTAATGCTCTCGGTCAATATCTTCCTGAAAATGTTGACCGTTTAATAGAAGATGATAGCGATACAGAAGTTTGTATTTTT
The sequence above is drawn from the Planktothrix serta PCC 8927 genome and encodes:
- a CDS encoding EH signature domain-containing protein encodes the protein MIFSSLSLPDFSPIKPSQLLDFSNSLGEQESLLPPHIQITNYIKPRTFEEISKDIENNQIDKISNLEWIYLVYFKSDDLKLCQLIWNIAKEKGWLKNRLIWNLVLYYGNEDNNKKRIISESLVNSFSVDVLDKVDYQDLVTIKIIESLKKAPADLAKLSLTYKKTPKNLLKTYQLPYWIKKAEDALTTVAEVFVSSRDLQYETWLLNCLEEMLSEDQIKATDYLLTNISSEIAETLPNLVEWVKLNFKPKNSYSKWHQLSGEAKEALRKWIGAVNYKDFENIVELLLEKNHELNIPDWQKNQLRARKKFWENYSDSFERIRILLPQRSINALGQYLPENVDRLIEDDSDTEVCIFDFGDWFIVEFFRGEGSETRLFNSSQNPDLEQKLFGSSEVSVKHLRCFKPREIHDHVFCWQTYCEKWLKLSNILPNAGTVFFKGLPYEYGRYGSDGLPTPSYEDQQKRNHRLDQWKNKIIEIESEAEEYVITVLFDLGSL
- a CDS encoding MotA/TolQ/ExbB proton channel family protein, translating into MWEWFKKSLNSGDPVSDIFIWIIIVFALLALGLELFSIFKNYFPKFKDTEDGINFLNSNNKPEEKLDLPTDTDEKIRKWLQRHFLIQNEKLIKDENDQLKFIILSAPSILSQPIPRGPVYFAPTLLTALGVLGTFAGIYLGLQNINLGNISEANNLLKASTQLMEGMKLAFVTSLFGLGTSSFFMLFLAWGKWRREQRRDNLRNQLREIAILETPVRLLSRLGNQQSNQTELVESLKNVADSLKGISNLSADEIGKATGRYFRVVVQQDVKPLYQELYQELQQLRTTQESQGQTVETLIKQQGQTVETLIHQMETQLIEPVVKRLDESAALTQEASLAVRELRESLGGISASLSSAISTIQEFQKTTLVELKDFAVNLQEILGQFRTDTEGVMQKVSLEIERAVNTSIEGMEAQRQAFELSAEKAADTFKGIRIDFEEELKKFRNEYQESLNNFFTEQNQLLQETLGEQRDGLAQVVDSLKTVFIEDSQHMSEEIQTSMNTIKETVEKVSKLSNTLGLTSGERLAQLQELARTIGDEANQVSGHYQNMATQFNATLQAGNQQLAGYLQQANEVYSNRIQEFDTATATICQQLNSTSHEFMGVAQYLVSAADDLRNTNGRN
- a CDS encoding OmpA family protein, encoding MSDLSELELETELQEEQNSGVYLSIGDLMSGLLMFFALLFITVMVQLNKTQDIIKKIPDEMFRTMRDLPNGNLIKIDPKTGDVSIPDAILFDKGSAELKPEGKKFLREFIPKYSAVIFSNPAFEDTVTRVIVEGQTSSLGDDKYNMDLSLKRSLSVYNYVFSSGFVFQTKPKFQTKLMAAGRGEVEANQKIDDPRDRRVVFRFQLKQIDWDKFLNSSKSQSK